In Macadamia integrifolia cultivar HAES 741 chromosome 5, SCU_Mint_v3, whole genome shotgun sequence, a single window of DNA contains:
- the LOC122078122 gene encoding dof zinc finger protein DOF3.5-like: MLTQGGEGFLPLPPRPLVMDRKWKPNGELAPNCPRCDSSNTKFCYYNNYSLTQPRYFCKNCRRYWTKGGSLRNVPIGGGCRKYRRGRVRISSTSTTYGGSTFLDRSRLPSDASVGNLYQSDSSSMATSGERDASTIDLALLYAKFLNHQPADQSDPRLVMPEQLPQPLPPPPPPPPLPSNSDPHFQVFIGEFDMNHKFMGLESNCCGLQPLATEDGVVQDMFWSNPSLVPPHPPLPNSNFQWQVTHTQRFESVAEDETSFYSNQVNGGNNWSSFDLPEL, from the coding sequence atgttgacACAAGGTGGTGAAGGgtttctccctcttcctccaaGGCCATTAGTGATGGATAGGAAATGGAAACCCAATGGAGAATTAGCTCCAAATTGCCCTAGATGTGATTCTTCCAATACCAAATTCTGTTACTACAATAACTACAGCTTGACACAGCCTCGTTACTTCTGCAAGAATTGTAGAAGGTATTGGACTAAAGGTGGGTCCCTTAGGAATGTCCCTATCGGCGGTGGTTGCCGGAAGTATCGTCGAGGGAGGGTGAGGATATCAAGCACCTCCACCACTTATGGTGGTTCTACCTTTCTTGATCGCTCTAGGCTTCCTTCGGATGCTTCTGTTGGGAATTTGTATCAATCGGATTCAAGCTCCATGGCTACTTCCGGTGAACGTGATGCTTCTACCATCGATCTTGCACTGCTTTATGCTAAGTTCTTGAATCATCAACCGGCAGATCAGTCTGACCCTAGACTTGTAATGCCCGAACAACTACCACAGCCactgccgccgccgccgccgccgccgccacTGCCGTCAAATTCTGATCCTCATTTCCAAGTTTTtataggagaatttgacatgAATCATAAGTTTATGGGTTTAGAAAGTAATTGTTGTGGATTGCAACCATTGGCCACTGAAGATGGGGTGGTCCAAGACATGTTCTGGTCGAATCCTTCTCTTGTTCCACCTCATCCTCCATTGCCCAACTCTAATTTTCAATGGCAGGTGACACACACGCAGAGGTTTGAATCTGTAGCCGAAGATGAGACAAGTTTTTATTCAAACCAAGTAAATGGTGGTAATAACTGGAGCTCCTTCGATCTGCCTGAGTTGTGA
- the LOC122080370 gene encoding E3 ubiquitin-protein ligase PUB24-like → MADEIEIPQYFICPISLQIMKDPVTAVTGITYDRESIEQWLSSGKNTTCPVTKQPLPLDSSLTPNHTLRRLIQAWCTTKGVDRIPTPKSPLNKTHILKLVQDLWVPRLQLKTLKKLESLASEKESHRTQMVEAGVGKAMVSLIVRGFREVRGDSLEVYSAMNLLHCLRISNEEAKLLLIEYYDFMDSIMWVLEQEMENHVTLKTNVVLVLKSFIQAASKSQLERLRPDFFQGLIRVLKDRISHQATKATLHILLETCPWGRNRIKIIEAGAVTELIELELTMPEKKTTEMILGVLDYLCTCADGRAQLLGHAAGIAVVSKRILRVSPAANESAVHILASISKFSATNEVLKEMLRVGAVSKLCMALQAECGGNVKEKARWVLRLHSNAWSTSPCIQVYLLTRDPR, encoded by the coding sequence ATGGCGGACGAGATTGAAATTCCTCAGTACTTCATCTGCCCCATATCCTTGCAGATCATGAAAGACCCAGTAACAGCGGTCACCGGAATCACATACGACCGAGAGAGCATCGAACAATGGTTGTCGTCGGGGAAAAACACGACATGTCCGGTCACAAAGCAGCCACTTCCTTTAGACTCTTCTCTAACTCCAAACCATACTCTCCGGCGACTAATCCAGGCCTGGTGCACCACCAAAGGCGTCGATCGGATCCCAACCCCGAAATCTCCTCTCAACAAGACCCATATCCTTAAACTGGTTCAAGATCTCTGGGTTCCTCGGCTACAATTGAAGACATTGAAGAAGTTAGAGTCTTTAGCTTCTGAGAAAGAAAGCCATAGGACACAAATGGTAGAAGCTGGCGTCGGCAAGGCTATGGTTTCATTGATCGTAAGGGGCTTCAGGGAAGTTAGAGGAGATAGTCTAGAGGTTTATTCTGCTATGAATCTTCTTCATTGTTTGCGGATCTCTAACGAAGAAGCGAAGCTACTTCTCATTGAATACTATGATTTCATGGATTCAATCATGTGGGTTTTAGAGCAAGAGATGGAAAATCATGTAACTTTGAAGACAAATGTAGTTCTAGTCTTGAAATCTTTCATTCAAGCTGCAAGTAAGAGTCAATTGGAGAGGTTAAGACCAGATTTCTTTCAAGGTctgattagggttttgaaagaTCGGATCTCTCACCAGGCTACTAAGGCCACTTTACATATCTTACTAGAGACATGTCCATGgggaagaaatagaataaaGATCATTGAAGCCGGCGCGGTAACGGAGCTAATAGAGTTGGAGCTTACGATGCCGGAGAAGAAGACTACAGAGATGATATTGGGTGTATTGGATTATCTATGTACATGTGCAGATGGGAGAGCTCAATTGCTAGGTCACGCCGCCGGAATCGCGGTGGTATCGAAGAGGATACTAAGAGTATCGCCGGCAGCTAATGAATCGGCGGTGCATATTCTTGCATCAATTTCCAAGTTCTCTGCTACTAATGAGGTTCTCAAAGAGATGTTGAGAGTAGGAGCTGTGTCAAAGCTTTGCATGGCTTTACAGGCTGAGTGTGGAGGGAACGTGAAGGAGAAGGCAAGATGGGTCCTTAGGTTGCATTCTAATGCTTGGAGCACTTCTCCTTGCATTCAGGTTTATCTCTTAACAAGGGATCCTAGGTAA
- the LOC122078123 gene encoding protein virilizer homolog gives MNCCDSSETIGDMLREVYLVWGYSFVLFRSFFVLFQALPVGRELVACLTTFKELASFSEGRSAFMSSFAQLRAPIFENLEPKRRREGDANDTLLDESGSIKHPPLLYCCRNLLRSIDARDGLLPYAVDAARELFSGALFLCMEGKNFNMEGVAVLKCLFGLRHDFDGTDDFPQEKSKDLEELIILLNKRFNEDERSVASNLKTTLLQTVEYAKSILILLQKPIGSLKVKDICSVGSSLPRIRKFDINAEKADDCFSFGGLVDKFLWECPDSSSDRQQALPVKRKMASIEGSNRRSRVEGSGSEVIGLNAFSRGLGIPAPSSGPTRRDTFRQRKPNTSRPPSMHVDDYVARERNADGTSSTSNVVGSIQRGGSTSGRPPSIHVDEFMARQRERQNPAIMAVGEPAASNKNAPPENEVDSEKFNRSQQLKADLDDDLQEINIVFDDEETELDDRLSFPQPDDLLQPAPVITEEGSPHSIVEETESNVNESTQFSHLGTPPTSNVDENTRSEFYSSRRAVLRSEMGLSRETSVSSVKYMGPNGEKTFFQEQSDETKSTIPVMPSGGFSSAATANMSGFPTPFYNKGSPVQLLGDSRASPRSFYQRDSPQQPVNTTSATGSQASYEQKPLLNQPPLPPLPPPPIVSIPSLTAESVQSHSSPFGHSMRDLLPPLPTGYPLQAFDGSGPNAVPTFHDSKYFWASVSSSSRLTDEINTSSGSGRPPPLPPTPPPYSATSVTQSSLKSNTQSSGLSQSGAGTTQVPLTSAIPLTDTRSSNFSASGGLLTSYSPPPPPLPPLLASRPTSVPGNFFISTPTQQQGQNLSSLSHTITSQPSIQLAQPRVQLQPLQPPQPPRPPHPPQHIRPPIQVSQQQSDHGVSLLQSPIQLQMQPLQMPQAHISTVPVYYQPHLPEHLSQPQQQQVEYVQPQNLYQQGDNSSQQHQDSGMSLLQQYFSSPEAIQSLLSDREKLCQLLEQHPKLMEMLQDRLGQH, from the exons GTATACCTAGTTTGGGGATATTCATTTGTCTTATTTAGATCATTTTTCGTTCTTTTCCAGGCTCTACCAGTTGGAAGGGAATTAGTTGCTTGTTTAACAACCTTTAAAGAATTAGCTTCGTTCAGTGAGGGTAGAAGTGCTTTTATGTCCAGTTTTGCACAGCTGAGAGCTCCTATTTTTGAGAATCTTGAACCAAAAAGAAGACGTGAAGGCGATGCGAACGATACTCTCCTCGATGAGTCTGGTTCGATTAAGCATCCACCTCTATTGTATTGTTGCAGAAACTTGTTGAGATCAATTGATGCTAGGGATGGTCTGTTACCCTACGCTGTTGACGCTGCAAGGGAATTGTTTTCAGGTGCTCTATTTCTCTGCATGGAAGGTAAAAA TTTTAACATGGAGGGCGTTGCTGTGTTGAAATGCCTTTTTGGGCTTCGTCATGATTTTGATGGCACTGATGATTTTCCACAAGAGAAATCCAAGGATTTAGAGGAACTGATAATTCTGTTAAACAAAAGGTTTAATGAGGATGAAAGATCAGTTGCTTCAAATCTGAAAACCACTTTATTGCAG ACTGTGGAATACGcaaaatcaatattgatattaCTGCAAAAGCCTATTGGCTCACTTAAGGTCAAGGATATCTGTTCTG TTGGGTCATCACTGCCACGGATCAGGAAGTTCGACATTAATGCTGAAAAGGCTGATGATTGCTTTTCTTTTGGGGGACTTGTGGACAAGTTTCTCTGGGAATGTCCTGACTCTTCATCTGATAGACAGCAAGCTCTTCCTGTAAAGAGGAAAATGGCATCAATAGAAGGCTCCAATAGGCGTTCCAGGGTTGAAGGTTCAGGTTCAGAGGTCATTGGCTTGAATGCATTTTCGCGGGGATTGGGGATTCCAGCTCCCTCTTCTGGTCCTACTCGCAGGGATACCTTTAGGCAACGCAAACCAAACACCAGCAGGCCTCCTTCTATGCATGTGGATGACTATGTTGCTAGAGAAAGAAATGCAGATGGTACAAGTAGTACCTCAAATGTTGTAGGCTCAATACAGCGTGGGGGATCAACCAGTGGTAGGCCTCCATCAATTCATGTTGATGAATTCATGGCAAGACAGAGAGAGCGTCAAAATCCAGCGATTATGGCAGTTGGGGAGCCAGCAGCATCAAACAAAAATGCCCCTCCTGAAAATGAAGTTGATTCTGAGAAGTTCAATAGATCTCAGCAGTTGAAAGCAGATCTTGATGATGATCTGCAGGAAATAAATATTGTGTTTGATGATGAGGAGACGGAATTGGATGATAGATTATCATTTCCCCAGCCAGATGATCTTTTGCAGCCTGCCCCAGTCATAACTGAAGAAGGTTCCCCCCATTCAATTGTTGAAGAGACTGAAAGTAATGTAAATGAAAGTACTCAGTTTTCTCACTTGGGTACACCACCAACATCCAATGTTGATGAAAATACACGAAGTGAATTTTATTCTTCTAGGAGGGCAGTTTTACGATCTGAGATGGGATTGAGTCGAGAAACAAGTGTTTCTTCAGTTAAGTACATGGGGCCAAATGGGGAGAAAACATTTTTCCAGGAGCAATCTGATGAGACGAAAAGTACTATTCCGGTTATGCCCTCTGGTGGGTTCAGTTCTGCTGCAACAGCAAACATGTCTGGATTTCCTACACCCTTCTATAATAAAGGTTCTCCTGTGCAATTACTAGGTGATTCTAGGGCATCTCCACGTAGTTTCTATCAGAGGGACAGTCCTCAACAACCTGTTAACACTACTTCGGCAACTGGATCTCAAGCATCTTATGAACAGAAACCACTGCTCAATCAACCCCCACTACCTCCATTGCCCCCTCCACCAATAGTCTCCATACCCTCACTGACAGCTGAATCTGTTCAAAGTCATTCCTCTCCATTTGGTCACTCTATGAGAGATCTTCTACCTCCACTTCCAACAGGATATCCATTGCAGGCATTTGATGGTAGTGGCCCCAATGCTGTACCGACTTTCCAT GATTCAAAGTATTTTTGggcttctgtttcttcttcaagtaGGTTAACTGATGAAATCAACACTTCTAGTGGATCTGGCAGACCACCTCCGCTTCCTCCTACTCCTCCACCGTATTCAGCTACATCTGTTACACAATCATCTTTAAAGTCTAATACCCAGTCATCAGGGTTAAGTCAGAGTGGTGCTGGAACCACCCAGGTTCCATTGACATCTGCCATACCTTTAACTGATACTAGATCCAGTAACTTTTCTGCATCTGGAGGCCTTCTGACTTCTTattcaccacctccaccacctttgCCACCATTGCTGGCCAGTAGGCCTACATCTGTTCCTGGAAACTTTTTTATCAGTACGCCAACTCAGCAACAGGGCCAAAACTTGTCTAGTCTCTCACATACCATAACCAGTCAGCCTTCCATTCAGTTGGCTCAACCTCGTGTACAGTTACAACCACTGCAACCTCCACAACCACCCCGTCCACCCCATCCTCCTCAGCACATTAGGCCACCTATACAAGTTTCACAACAGCAATCAGACCATGGGGTGTCTCTGCTACAGAGCCCTATTCAACTGCAAATGCAGCCACTACAGATGCCGCAGGCGCATATTTCTACTGTTCCTGTTTACTATCAACCCCATCTTCCAGAACACCTTTCACAACCTCAGCAACAACAGGTTGAATATGTACAACCTCAAAACCTGTACCAGCAAGGTGATAATTCATCCCAACAACATCAAGATTCAGGGATGTCACTACTGCAGCAATACTTTAGTTCTCCTGAAGCAATTCAG tCTTTGTTGAGTGACCGGGAGAAACTTTGTCAGCTTTTAGAGCAACACCCAAAATTAATGGAGATGCTTCAG GATCGGCTGGGCCAACATTAA
- the LOC122080345 gene encoding E3 ubiquitin-protein ligase PUB23-like, with the protein MDDIDIPSYFLCPISLQIMRDPVTMSSGITYERESIERWIFTSKNGTCPVTRQPLSDTDLTPNHTLRRLIQAWCTLNSSKGIERFPTPKPPVDKAQIVKLLNEGRSQQHQMRCLRNLKSIAGESERNRRCLESAGVVEFLASIINIEDHGTIDEALDILYHLQISEVGLKNLINGKFMETLFLVLEQGSYRSRAYAVMLLKSMFELADPIYLMNIKVEQFVEIVNVLRDQISQHATMAALQVMVELCPWGRNKIKAVEAGAVPVLIEILIEVTDQRRVCEMVLVVLDRLCRCAEGRAELFKHGAGIAVVSKKILRVSHVASERGVRILSSISRFSATSNVLQEMLQVGVVTKLCLVLQVDCSLKTKEKAKEMLRLHSRVWKNSSCIPVHLISCYPSSSRDIHNHT; encoded by the coding sequence ATGGATGATATAGATATTCCATCTTATTTTCTATGTCCAATCTCTCTCCAGATCATGAGAGATCCAGTGACTATGTCTTCTGGAATAACTTACGAGAGGGAGTCCATAGAGAGATGGATATTCACCAGCAAGAACGGTACATGTCCAGTCACAAGACAACCCTTATCTGATACAGATCTGACTCCAAACCATACACTCCGACGATTGATCCAAGCATGGTGTACTCTCAATTCTTCCAAAGGTATCGAACGATTCCCAACTCCAAAACCACCTGTCGATAAAGCCCAGATCGTCAAGCTTCTCAACGAAGGTAGATCACAACAACACCAGATGAGATGCCTCCGAAATCTTAAATCCATCGCCGGAGAAAGCGAGAGGAACCGTAGATGTTTGGAGTCTGCAGGTGTAGTTGAGTTCTTGGCTTCAATCATAAACATAGAAGATCATGGAACTATTGATGAAGCGTTGGACATTCTTTATCATCTCCAGATCTCAGAGGTTGGTCTCAAGAACCTCATCAATGGCAAATTCATGGAAACCTTGTTTCTGGTTTTGGAACAAGGGAGTTATCGGTCTCGGGCTTATGCTGTAATGCTTCTGAAATCCATGTTCGAGCTTGCAGATCCAATTTACCTGATGAACATAAAAGTGGAACAGTTTGTGGAGATTGTGAACGTGTTGCGTGATCAGATCTCACAACATGCAACCATGGCTGCATTACAGGTCATGGTGGAGCTTTGTCCATGGGGTCGAAACAAGATTAAAGCCGTAGAAGCCGGCGCAGTTCCGGTACTGATCGAGATTCTTATCGAGGTAACAGATCAGAGGAGGGTTTGTGAGATGGTTTTGGTTGTGTTGGATCGGTTATGTAGATGTGCAGAAGGGAGAGCTGAGTTGTTCAAGCATGGAGCTGGAATTGCTGTGGTGTCAAAGAAGATACTTAGGGTTTCTCATGTGGCAAGTGAAAGGGGAGTGAGGATATTGTCTTCCATCTCTAGGTTTTCTGCGACTTCAAATGTTCTTCAGGAGATGTTGCAGGTTGGGGTTGTTACTAAGTTGTGTTTGGTGCTTCAGGTGGATTGTAGTCTCAAGACCAAGGAGAAGGCTAAGGAGATGCTTAGGTTGCACTCTAGGGTTTGGAAGAACTCATCTTGTATCCCTGTCCATTTAATCTCTTGTTATCCATCATCTTCTAGAGATATCCATAACCACACATAA